The Amblyomma americanum isolate KBUSLIRL-KWMA chromosome 5, ASM5285725v1, whole genome shotgun sequence genome window below encodes:
- the LOC144133132 gene encoding uncharacterized protein LOC144133132 produces the protein MNSVGDKLHKCVKSFHDVLERAVVKGARKDVIPSTCCAYHVASDCISNALTPCESVGAKAFMAGVVEQMFGETLNLVCGQHKKGSNACKALPQPPRLGPNDRRIPNFVELTLGTSSSIGRRN, from the exons ATGAACTCCGTCGGCGATAAACTCCATAAGTGCGTAAAATCTTTCCACGACGTTCTGGAGCGTGCCGTCGTCAAGGGTGCCAGGAAGGACGTCATTCCCTCTACATGCTG CGCCTACCATGTCGCGAGTGACTGCATTTCCAACGCCTTGACACCATGCGAAAGCGTCGGAGCCAAGGCCTTCATGGCCGGAGTGGTTGAGCAGATGTTCGGCGAAACACTCAACCTGGTCTGCGGCCAGCACAAGAAGGGCTCGAACGCATGCAAGGCGTTGCCGCAGCCCCCACGGCTTGGTCCCAACGACCGCAGGATCCCTAACTTCGTCGAGCTCACTTTGGGAACCTCCAGCAGCATTGGGCGAAGGAACTAG